The following are encoded together in the Streptomyces sp. NBC_01465 genome:
- a CDS encoding DUF4287 domain-containing protein yields MSEPVKGPASYFPSIEKKYGRPIAEWKDLIRASPLTKHMELVTWLKTEHGLGHGHASALVAHTLAEDK; encoded by the coding sequence ATGAGCGAACCCGTGAAGGGCCCCGCGAGCTACTTCCCCTCGATCGAGAAGAAGTACGGCCGACCGATCGCGGAGTGGAAGGACCTCATCCGCGCCTCGCCCCTGACCAAGCACATGGAACTGGTCACCTGGCTCAAGACCGAACACGGCCTGGGCCACGGCCACGCCAGCGCTCTGGTGGCGCACACGCTCGCCGAGGACAAGTGA
- a CDS encoding DNA polymerase III subunit gamma and tau, whose protein sequence is MSSLALYRRYRPESFAEVIGQEHVTAPLMQALRNNRVNHAYLFSGPRGCGKTTSARILARCLNCEQGPTPTPCGECQSCQDLARNGRGSIDVIEIDAASHGGVDDARDLREKAFFGPAGSRYKIYIIDEAHMVTSAGFNALLKVVEEPPEHLKFIFATTEPEKVIGTIRSRTHHYPFRLVPPGTLRDYLGEVCGREGATVADGVLPLVVRAGAGSVRDSMSVMDQLLAGAADDGVTYAMATSLLGYTDGSLLDSVIDAFASGDGAAAFEVVDRVIEGGNDPRRFVADLLERLRDLVILAAVPDAGEKGLIDAPADVVERMQAQASVFGAAELSRAADLVNSGLTEMRGATSPRLQLELICARVLLPAAFDDERSMQARLDRLERSGGAFMAGGGAGPAMGYVPGPDAHAPAPPMGVPGGGPAAAQAAQAAAQQAAAPVAPPVSAPAPAPAPAPVQAAPAPAADGQRAPGAWPGAVVPGSAAAAAPAPVRQPGGWPSATAPGQGQPTPPPAAAEPQAAAASAPAPGMAQGAAQVRNMWPGILDAVKNKRRFTWILLSQNAQVAGFDGTTLQLGFPNAGARDNFASSGSEDVLKQVLSEQFQVQWKVEAILDPSGGTQPPGGGSYQPAPPVRPAPQQAPPQAAPAPQPVQQQQPQQQAPAPEPYRAPEPPAEMAPPPVAPEDDTPEEDDPDLVDSALSGHDLIVRELGATVVEEYTNE, encoded by the coding sequence GTGTCGTCCCTTGCGCTGTACCGCCGCTACCGCCCCGAGTCCTTCGCCGAGGTCATCGGGCAGGAGCATGTCACTGCCCCGTTGATGCAGGCCCTGCGGAACAACCGGGTCAATCACGCGTACCTGTTCAGTGGGCCGCGAGGCTGCGGCAAGACGACCAGTGCGCGGATTCTCGCCCGGTGTCTCAACTGTGAGCAGGGGCCCACGCCCACGCCCTGCGGGGAGTGCCAGTCCTGTCAGGACCTGGCGAGGAACGGGCGCGGGTCCATCGATGTGATCGAGATCGACGCCGCTTCGCACGGTGGCGTGGACGATGCGCGTGATCTGCGCGAGAAGGCCTTCTTCGGGCCCGCCGGCAGTCGTTACAAGATCTACATCATCGACGAGGCGCACATGGTCACCTCGGCGGGCTTCAACGCCCTGCTGAAGGTGGTCGAGGAGCCGCCGGAGCATCTGAAGTTCATCTTCGCGACCACCGAGCCCGAGAAGGTCATCGGGACGATTCGGTCGCGTACGCACCACTACCCGTTCCGGCTCGTGCCGCCCGGGACCCTGCGCGACTATCTCGGCGAGGTCTGCGGGCGCGAGGGCGCCACGGTCGCCGACGGGGTGCTGCCTCTGGTCGTACGGGCGGGGGCCGGGTCCGTGCGTGACTCGATGTCCGTCATGGACCAGCTCCTCGCGGGCGCCGCCGACGACGGTGTGACGTATGCCATGGCGACCTCGCTGCTGGGGTACACCGACGGGTCGCTGCTCGACTCGGTGATCGATGCCTTCGCCTCGGGGGACGGGGCTGCCGCTTTCGAGGTCGTCGACCGGGTCATCGAGGGCGGCAACGACCCCCGGCGGTTCGTCGCCGATCTGCTGGAGCGGCTGCGGGATCTCGTGATCCTGGCCGCCGTGCCCGACGCGGGGGAGAAGGGGCTCATCGATGCCCCGGCCGATGTCGTCGAGCGGATGCAGGCGCAGGCTTCTGTCTTCGGTGCGGCCGAGCTGAGCCGGGCCGCCGATCTGGTCAATTCCGGGCTTACGGAAATGCGCGGGGCCACCTCGCCGCGGCTCCAGCTCGAGCTGATCTGCGCGCGGGTGCTGCTGCCCGCCGCCTTCGACGACGAGCGGTCCATGCAGGCCAGGCTCGACCGGCTGGAGCGCAGCGGCGGCGCGTTCATGGCCGGGGGCGGGGCCGGGCCTGCGATGGGTTACGTACCGGGGCCGGACGCGCATGCGCCCGCGCCGCCGATGGGCGTCCCCGGTGGGGGACCCGCCGCCGCTCAGGCCGCCCAGGCCGCTGCTCAGCAGGCCGCGGCGCCGGTCGCGCCTCCGGTCTCCGCTCCCGCACCGGCACCGGCTCCCGCACCCGTGCAGGCCGCCCCTGCGCCGGCCGCCGACGGGCAGCGGGCGCCCGGTGCCTGGCCGGGGGCCGTGGTTCCCGGTTCGGCCGCCGCTGCGGCTCCTGCTCCCGTACGGCAGCCCGGCGGATGGCCGTCGGCCACCGCGCCGGGTCAGGGGCAGCCCACACCGCCGCCCGCGGCGGCCGAGCCGCAGGCCGCCGCTGCCTCCGCGCCCGCGCCCGGCATGGCACAGGGCGCCGCCCAGGTGCGGAACATGTGGCCCGGGATCCTGGACGCCGTGAAGAACAAGCGGCGCTTCACCTGGATCCTGCTCAGCCAGAACGCCCAGGTCGCAGGGTTCGACGGCACCACCCTGCAGCTCGGCTTCCCCAACGCGGGGGCCAGGGACAACTTCGCGTCCAGCGGCAGCGAGGACGTGCTGAAGCAGGTGCTGTCCGAGCAGTTCCAGGTGCAGTGGAAGGTCGAGGCGATCCTCGACCCCTCGGGAGGCACGCAGCCTCCCGGCGGCGGCAGCTACCAGCCCGCCCCGCCGGTCCGCCCGGCACCCCAGCAGGCCCCGCCCCAGGCCGCGCCCGCACCCCAGCCCGTACAGCAGCAACAGCCGCAGCAGCAGGCCCCCGCGCCCGAGCCCTACCGCGCGCCCGAGCCGCCGGCCGAGATGGCACCGCCTCCCGTCGCCCCCGAGGACGACACCCCGGAGGAGGACGATCCGGACCTCGTCGACTCCGCGCTCTCCGGCCACGACCTGATCGTGCGCGAGCTCGGGGCGACCGTGGTGGAGGAATATACGAACGAGTAG
- the purD gene encoding phosphoribosylamine--glycine ligase: protein MKVLVIGGGAREHALCRSLSLDPDVSSLHCAPGNAGIAEVAALHPVDAMDGAAVARLATELGAELVVVGPEAPLVAGVADAVRDAGIPCFGPSREAAELEGSKAFAKDVMAGAGVPTARSYVCTTPEEIDEALDAFGAPYVVKDDGLAAGKGVVVTDDLAAARTHALACDRVVIEEFLDGPEVSLFAITDGVTVLPLQPAQDFKRALDGDEGPNTGGMGAYSPLPWADPKLVDEVMQSVLQPTVDELRRRGTPFAGLLYAGLAITSRGVRVIEFNARFGDPETQVVLARLRTPLAGVLLHAANGTLDIQPPLVWRDDAAVTVVIASHNYPETPRTGDPITGLDEVAAEDAPHAYVLHAGTKTDGDAVVSAGGRVLSVTATGADLSQARERAYAAVARVRLDGSQHRTDIARKAAEASA, encoded by the coding sequence GTGAAGGTCCTTGTCATCGGCGGCGGCGCCCGCGAACACGCCCTGTGCCGCTCTCTCTCGCTCGACCCCGACGTCTCCTCCCTGCACTGCGCCCCCGGGAACGCGGGCATCGCGGAGGTCGCCGCACTGCATCCGGTGGATGCCATGGACGGCGCTGCCGTCGCGCGGCTCGCCACCGAACTGGGGGCGGAGCTCGTCGTCGTAGGCCCCGAGGCGCCCCTGGTCGCCGGTGTGGCCGACGCGGTACGGGACGCGGGCATCCCCTGCTTCGGACCGAGCCGCGAGGCGGCCGAGCTCGAAGGGTCCAAGGCCTTCGCCAAGGACGTCATGGCGGGGGCCGGCGTCCCCACCGCGCGCTCCTACGTCTGCACCACCCCCGAGGAGATCGACGAGGCGCTGGACGCCTTCGGCGCTCCGTACGTCGTCAAGGACGACGGTCTCGCCGCAGGCAAGGGCGTCGTCGTCACCGACGACCTCGCCGCCGCCCGTACGCACGCCCTGGCCTGCGACCGGGTCGTCATCGAGGAGTTCCTCGACGGCCCCGAGGTCTCCCTCTTCGCCATCACCGACGGTGTGACCGTCCTCCCGCTGCAGCCCGCACAGGACTTCAAGCGCGCGCTCGACGGCGACGAGGGCCCCAACACCGGCGGCATGGGCGCCTACTCGCCGCTCCCGTGGGCCGACCCGAAGCTGGTCGACGAGGTCATGCAGTCCGTCCTCCAGCCCACCGTCGACGAGCTGCGCCGCCGCGGCACGCCCTTCGCGGGGCTGCTGTACGCCGGTCTGGCGATCACCTCCCGCGGGGTACGGGTCATCGAGTTCAACGCCCGCTTCGGCGACCCGGAGACCCAGGTCGTCCTGGCCCGTCTGCGGACCCCCCTCGCCGGTGTCCTGCTGCACGCCGCCAACGGCACCCTCGACATCCAGCCCCCGCTGGTCTGGCGCGACGACGCGGCCGTCACGGTCGTCATCGCCTCGCACAACTACCCGGAGACCCCGCGCACCGGCGACCCGATCACCGGCCTCGACGAGGTCGCGGCGGAGGATGCACCCCATGCGTATGTCCTGCATGCCGGGACGAAGACGGACGGGGATGCCGTGGTCAGCGCCGGAGGCCGGGTGCTGTCGGTGACCGCGACCGGCGCCGACCTGTCCCAGGCGCGCGAGCGGGCCTACGCCGCCGTGGCCAGGGTCCGGCTCGACGGTTCGCAGCACCGTACGGACATCGCCCGTAAGGCGGCGGAAGCTTCCGCCTGA
- a CDS encoding N,N-dimethylformamidase beta subunit family domain-containing protein, with the protein MGAEQIRRWESGALAHAVSDPFGQGPLPWLRGSEHYFDDTGQVVPWYLDPDAATGRRAGGPRTADDVKQQIKGFASTGAAAPGESIDFHVTVDPPQQFSVDIYRIGHYGGDGAAKITTSPRLSGIVQPPPLAADRTVSCHHWWLSWRLQIPSYWSIGAYVAVLTTADGYRSHIPFTVRDSHPADLLLLLPDITWQAYNLYPEDGRTGASLYHAWDEQGRLLGEEDAATTVSFDRPYAGAGLPLHVGHAYDFIRWAERYGYDLAYADARDLHAGRIDPTRYRGLVFPGHDEYWSAPMRRTTELAREHGTSLVFLSANTMYWQVDLAPSPSGVPDRLLTCRKRRGPGKSALWRDVDRPEQQLLGIQYAGRVPEPHPLVVRNADHWLWDATGAAEGDEIENLVAGEADRYFPRTALPPNDGRILLAHSPYQDSEGARRHQETSLYRAPSGSLVFASGTFAWSPALDRPGHVDPRIQRATANLLDRICKRD; encoded by the coding sequence ATGGGGGCGGAGCAGATCCGGCGCTGGGAATCGGGGGCCCTCGCGCATGCCGTCTCGGACCCCTTCGGGCAGGGCCCGCTGCCCTGGCTGCGCGGCAGCGAGCACTACTTCGACGACACGGGGCAGGTCGTCCCCTGGTACCTCGACCCGGACGCGGCCACCGGCCGCCGGGCCGGCGGCCCCCGTACCGCCGACGACGTAAAACAGCAGATCAAGGGCTTCGCCTCGACCGGTGCCGCCGCCCCCGGCGAGTCCATCGACTTCCATGTCACCGTCGATCCGCCCCAGCAGTTCTCCGTCGACATCTACCGCATCGGCCACTACGGCGGCGACGGCGCGGCCAAGATCACCACCAGCCCGCGCCTCTCCGGCATCGTCCAGCCGCCCCCGCTGGCCGCCGACCGCACGGTCTCCTGCCACCACTGGTGGCTCTCCTGGCGGCTGCAGATCCCTTCGTACTGGTCGATCGGCGCGTACGTCGCCGTGCTCACCACCGCCGACGGCTACCGCTCCCACATCCCCTTCACGGTCCGTGACAGCCACCCGGCCGACCTTCTGCTCCTGCTCCCCGACATCACCTGGCAGGCGTACAACCTCTACCCCGAGGACGGCCGCACCGGCGCCAGCCTCTACCACGCCTGGGACGAGCAGGGCCGTCTCCTCGGCGAGGAGGACGCGGCGACGACGGTCTCCTTCGACCGCCCCTACGCGGGCGCGGGCCTGCCCCTGCACGTCGGCCACGCCTACGACTTCATCCGCTGGGCCGAGCGGTACGGCTACGACCTCGCGTACGCCGATGCCCGCGACCTGCACGCAGGACGCATCGACCCCACCCGCTACCGCGGCCTGGTCTTCCCCGGACACGACGAGTACTGGTCCGCCCCCATGCGGCGCACCACCGAACTCGCCCGCGAGCACGGCACCTCGCTGGTCTTCCTCTCCGCCAACACCATGTACTGGCAGGTCGACCTCGCCCCGTCCCCCTCCGGCGTCCCCGACCGCCTCCTCACCTGCCGCAAGCGCCGCGGCCCCGGCAAGTCCGCGCTCTGGCGCGATGTCGACCGCCCCGAGCAGCAGTTGCTCGGCATCCAGTACGCGGGCAGGGTCCCCGAGCCGCACCCCCTCGTCGTCCGCAACGCCGACCACTGGCTCTGGGACGCGACCGGCGCCGCCGAGGGCGACGAGATCGAGAACCTGGTCGCGGGCGAGGCCGACCGCTACTTCCCGCGCACCGCGCTCCCCCCGAACGACGGCCGGATCCTGCTCGCGCACTCCCCCTACCAGGACAGCGAAGGCGCGAGACGCCACCAGGAGACGTCCCTCTACCGCGCCCCCTCCGGCTCCCTCGTCTTCGCGTCCGGCACCTTCGCCTGGTCGCCGGCGCTGGACCGCCCCGGCCATGTCGACCCCCGGATCCAGCGGGCGACGGCCAATCTCCTCGACAGGATCTGCAAGCGCGACTGA
- a CDS encoding phosphoribosylaminoimidazolesuccinocarboxamide synthase has product MSGFVEKPEPLQVPGLVHLHTGKVRELYQNEAGDLVMVASDRMSAYDWVLPTEIPDKGRVLTQLSLWWFDRLQDLVPHHVISTDVPAGAPADWEGRTLICKSLQMVPVECVARGYLTGSGLVEYNESRTVCGLALPEGLTDGSELPAPIFTPATKAAVGEHDENVSYEEVARQVGADTAAQLRQATLAVYGRARDIARDRGIILADTKFEFGYDNGRLVIADEVLTPDSSRFWPAATWEPGHAQPSYDKQYVRDWLTSPASGWDRKSEQPPPALPDEVVERTRAKYLEAYELLTGNAWS; this is encoded by the coding sequence ATGTCCGGATTCGTAGAAAAGCCCGAGCCGCTTCAGGTGCCGGGCCTGGTCCACCTCCACACCGGCAAGGTGCGCGAGCTGTACCAGAACGAGGCAGGCGACCTCGTGATGGTCGCCAGCGACCGTATGTCCGCGTACGACTGGGTGCTGCCCACCGAGATCCCCGACAAGGGACGGGTGCTCACCCAGCTCTCCCTCTGGTGGTTCGACCGCCTCCAGGACCTGGTCCCGCACCACGTCATCTCCACCGACGTCCCCGCCGGCGCCCCCGCCGACTGGGAGGGCCGCACGCTGATCTGCAAGTCCCTGCAGATGGTCCCGGTCGAGTGCGTCGCCCGCGGCTATCTCACGGGCTCCGGCCTCGTGGAGTACAACGAGTCCCGCACCGTCTGCGGACTCGCGCTCCCCGAGGGCCTCACCGACGGCTCCGAGCTCCCCGCGCCGATCTTCACGCCCGCGACGAAGGCCGCGGTCGGCGAGCACGACGAGAACGTCAGTTACGAAGAGGTCGCCCGCCAGGTCGGCGCCGACACCGCCGCCCAGCTCCGCCAGGCGACCCTCGCGGTCTACGGCCGGGCCCGCGACATCGCCCGCGACCGGGGCATCATCCTCGCCGACACCAAGTTCGAGTTCGGCTACGACAACGGCCGGCTGGTCATCGCCGACGAGGTGCTGACCCCCGACTCCTCCCGCTTCTGGCCGGCCGCCACGTGGGAGCCGGGCCACGCCCAGCCGAGCTACGACAAGCAGTACGTCCGCGACTGGCTGACGTCCCCCGCCTCCGGCTGGGACCGCAAGAGCGAGCAGCCGCCGCCCGCACTGCCCGACGAGGTCGTCGAGCGGACCCGGGCCAAGTACCTGGAGGCGTACGAGCTGCTGACCGGAAACGCCTGGTCGTAA
- a CDS encoding response regulator transcription factor: protein MIRVLLADDEHLIRGALAALLGLEEDLVVVAEAASGPEALAMARAHRPDVAVLDLQMPGADGVSVATSLRAELPSCRTMIVTSHGRPGHLKRALAAGVRGFVPKTVSAQRLAEIIRTVQGGGRYVDPELAADAISAGDSPLTAREAEVLELAADGAPVAEIAERASLSQGTVRNYLSSAASKLGAENRHAAVRLARSRGWV from the coding sequence GTGATTCGCGTACTGCTGGCCGATGACGAGCATCTGATCCGGGGCGCGCTCGCCGCCCTGCTCGGGCTCGAGGAGGATCTTGTTGTCGTCGCCGAGGCCGCCTCCGGGCCCGAGGCGCTTGCCATGGCGCGGGCGCACCGGCCCGATGTCGCCGTCCTCGATCTGCAGATGCCAGGCGCGGACGGTGTGAGTGTGGCCACATCGCTGCGGGCCGAACTGCCCTCCTGCCGGACCATGATCGTGACCAGTCATGGGCGTCCCGGACATCTCAAGCGGGCGCTCGCGGCGGGGGTGCGCGGGTTCGTACCGAAGACGGTGAGTGCCCAGCGGCTGGCCGAGATCATCCGGACCGTGCAGGGCGGCGGGCGTTATGTGGACCCGGAGTTGGCGGCCGACGCGATCTCCGCGGGGGACTCGCCGCTCACCGCGCGGGAGGCCGAGGTGCTGGAGCTGGCGGCGGACGGGGCGCCGGTGGCGGAGATCGCCGAGCGGGCCTCGCTGTCGCAGGGGACCGTACGGAACTATCTGTCGTCGGCCGCCTCGAAGCTGGGGGCCGAGAACCGTCACGCTGCGGTGCGTCTCGCACGGTCCCGGGGTTGGGTATAG
- a CDS encoding sensor histidine kinase: MSGWIRGWRGRGDFAKVDFYTRGTFYFLLWTTVASQVALSVTRPVRHSGAPAALIAASCLLAVAQGVAATGLTSRGIEVYLGKAQLGWRPVALGAGLMVADVAVSVALWSFVGLREEPMGTSALAAAAAPFLMAYCLAIRKWVSVAVQAGALVLVCGSVALSGASAGEVAGCAISVVGLCGWFAVTVRCSAWHLGVMWKLEQSKDVQAQLAVAEERLRFGRDLHDVMGRNLAVIALKSELAVQLARRGRPEAVEQMVEVQRLAQESQREVRDVVRGYREADLGVELAGAQGVLEAAGIACDVSGEVAGLPVAVQSVLGWVVREAATNVLRHGDAGRCAIGVGVEGSVVTLTVENDGVCPDPSGSGSGSGLAGLRERLGVLDGTLTAGPAEGGRFVLVARVPVIAGANARGSAPDPAPQSPARLDFAGDAA; this comes from the coding sequence GTGAGCGGCTGGATACGGGGGTGGCGGGGGCGCGGCGACTTCGCGAAGGTCGACTTCTATACGCGCGGGACGTTCTACTTCCTGCTCTGGACGACGGTCGCCTCTCAGGTGGCACTCTCGGTGACCCGGCCGGTCCGGCACTCCGGGGCGCCCGCCGCACTGATCGCCGCCTCCTGTCTGCTCGCAGTGGCCCAGGGGGTGGCCGCGACCGGGCTGACTTCGCGGGGCATAGAGGTCTATCTGGGCAAGGCGCAGCTGGGGTGGCGGCCGGTCGCCCTGGGGGCCGGGCTGATGGTGGCGGACGTCGCGGTCTCCGTGGCGCTGTGGTCGTTCGTGGGGCTGCGCGAGGAGCCGATGGGGACATCGGCGCTGGCGGCGGCCGCCGCTCCGTTCCTGATGGCGTACTGCCTGGCCATACGCAAGTGGGTGTCGGTGGCGGTCCAGGCGGGTGCGCTGGTCCTGGTCTGCGGTTCGGTGGCGCTGTCCGGTGCGAGCGCGGGGGAAGTGGCGGGGTGCGCGATCTCCGTCGTCGGCCTCTGCGGGTGGTTCGCCGTCACGGTGCGCTGCTCGGCATGGCACCTGGGGGTCATGTGGAAACTCGAACAGTCCAAGGACGTACAGGCGCAGTTGGCCGTCGCGGAGGAGCGGCTGCGGTTCGGGCGGGATCTGCATGACGTGATGGGGCGGAATCTGGCGGTCATCGCGCTGAAGAGCGAGCTGGCGGTGCAGTTGGCTCGGCGGGGGCGGCCGGAGGCCGTGGAACAGATGGTCGAGGTGCAGCGGCTCGCGCAGGAGTCGCAGCGGGAGGTGCGGGACGTGGTGCGGGGGTACCGGGAGGCCGATCTGGGCGTCGAACTGGCCGGTGCGCAAGGGGTGTTGGAGGCGGCGGGGATCGCTTGCGACGTCTCGGGGGAGGTGGCTGGGCTGCCGGTTGCCGTGCAGTCGGTGCTGGGCTGGGTCGTACGGGAGGCTGCGACCAACGTGCTGCGGCACGGGGATGCGGGGCGCTGTGCGATTGGGGTGGGCGTGGAGGGGTCTGTGGTGACGCTGACTGTCGAGAACGATGGCGTGTGCCCGGATCCGAGTGGCTCGGGCTCGGGCTCGGGACTTGCCGGGCTGCGGGAGCGGTTGGGTGTGCTGGACGGGACGTTGACCGCAGGGCCTGCGGAGGGCGGACGGTTCGTGCTGGTGGCGCGGGTGCCGGTCATCGCGGGCGCGAATGCACGGGGCTCTGCCCCGGACCCCGCTCCTCAATCGCCGGCGAGGCTCGATTTTGCGGGGGACGCCGCGTGA
- a CDS encoding ABC transporter permease: MTMATTGAVRLGALARAELTLMGRNKATLSTALVLPTVMTVSMSSVVKDMDLDDTGLTVGSVLLPGALGYVLLFAVYSALVGVFVVRREQLVLKRLRTGELTDQEILAGASFPTVAVGVVQCVLIAVVGSVAMGVAAPRAVWLALLGLVLGMVLMCALAAATAAVTRSAEGAQITITPMLLLSMAGSGLVVPLDVMPDRLASVCELLPLTPVVGMIRTGWTGGVDGYETLGQVATAVAWTVIAVFAVRKWFRWEPRR, from the coding sequence ATGACCATGGCCACCACTGGTGCTGTACGGCTCGGGGCGCTCGCCCGGGCCGAGTTGACGCTGATGGGGCGCAACAAGGCGACGCTCTCCACCGCGCTGGTGCTGCCCACGGTGATGACCGTCTCGATGTCCTCGGTGGTGAAGGACATGGACCTCGACGACACCGGGCTGACGGTGGGGTCCGTGCTGCTGCCGGGGGCGCTGGGGTACGTGCTGCTGTTCGCGGTGTACTCGGCGCTGGTCGGGGTCTTCGTCGTACGGCGTGAGCAGTTGGTGCTGAAGCGGCTGCGCACCGGGGAGCTGACGGACCAGGAGATCCTGGCCGGGGCGTCCTTCCCGACCGTGGCCGTGGGGGTCGTGCAGTGTGTGCTGATCGCGGTCGTCGGGTCGGTCGCGATGGGGGTCGCCGCGCCGCGGGCCGTATGGCTGGCGCTGCTGGGGCTGGTGCTCGGGATGGTGCTGATGTGTGCGCTGGCGGCGGCCACGGCGGCTGTCACCCGGTCCGCCGAGGGGGCTCAGATAACCATCACGCCGATGCTGCTGTTGTCGATGGCGGGGTCGGGTCTGGTCGTACCGCTCGATGTGATGCCGGACCGGCTCGCGTCGGTGTGTGAACTGCTGCCGCTGACGCCCGTGGTCGGGATGATCAGGACCGGCTGGACGGGCGGGGTGGACGGGTACGAGACGCTGGGACAGGTGGCGACGGCGGTGGCCTGGACCGTGATCGCCGTGTTTGCTGTGCGGAAGTGGTTCCGGTGGGAACCGCGGCGCTGA
- a CDS encoding ABC transporter ATP-binding protein, whose product MTDTAVIEVEELRRSYAGGFEAVAGISFSVAAGELFALLGTNGAGKTSTVEVLEGLEPPSAGSVRVLGHDPYRERGLVRPRIGVMLQEGGFAGELTAAETVRMWAGCTTGARPEGEALEMVGLGRRRDVRVKQLSGGEKRRLDLAMALLGRPEVLFLDEPTTGLDAEGRRETWELVRGLREAGTTVVLTTHYLEEAEELADRLAILHEGRIAVEGRVADVVAEQPSHISFELPAGWLVGDLPPLGALGVSSHETAGRTVRLRTAELQRAATGLLLWAQEKGVELRGLDVRSASLEEAFMHIAREQETVR is encoded by the coding sequence ATGACAGACACAGCGGTGATCGAGGTCGAGGAGCTGCGGCGTTCGTACGCCGGGGGATTCGAGGCCGTCGCGGGCATCTCCTTCTCCGTGGCGGCGGGTGAGCTGTTCGCCCTGCTGGGGACCAATGGGGCGGGCAAGACGTCCACCGTGGAGGTCCTCGAGGGGCTGGAGCCGCCGAGCGCGGGGAGCGTGCGGGTGCTGGGGCACGATCCGTACCGGGAGCGGGGGCTGGTGCGGCCGCGTATCGGCGTCATGCTCCAGGAGGGCGGATTCGCCGGGGAGTTGACGGCCGCCGAGACCGTACGGATGTGGGCCGGATGCACGACGGGTGCGCGTCCGGAGGGCGAGGCGCTGGAGATGGTCGGGCTCGGGCGGCGGCGGGACGTACGGGTCAAGCAGCTGTCGGGGGGCGAGAAGCGGCGGCTGGATCTGGCGATGGCGCTGCTTGGGCGGCCCGAGGTGCTGTTTCTCGACGAGCCGACGACGGGGCTCGATGCCGAAGGGCGGCGGGAGACCTGGGAGTTGGTCCGGGGGCTGCGGGAGGCCGGGACCACTGTGGTGCTGACCACGCACTATCTGGAGGAGGCCGAGGAGCTGGCCGACCGGCTGGCGATCCTGCACGAAGGGCGGATAGCGGTGGAGGGGCGGGTGGCCGATGTGGTCGCCGAGCAGCCCTCCCACATCTCGTTCGAGCTGCCGGCCGGGTGGCTCGTCGGGGATCTGCCGCCGCTCGGGGCGCTGGGGGTCAGCAGCCACGAGACGGCCGGGCGGACGGTGCGGCTGCGGACGGCCGAGCTTCAACGGGCGGCGACCGGGCTGCTGTTGTGGGCGCAGGAGAAGGGGGTCGAGCTGCGGGGGCTCGATGTCCGGTCGGCGTCGCTGGAAGAGGCGTTCATGCACATCGCGCGGGAGCAGGAGACGGTCCGATGA
- a CDS encoding histone-like nucleoid-structuring protein Lsr2, whose protein sequence is MAQRVVVTLSDDINGGTATETVIFGLDGKLYEIDLNTANAKKLRKILTPYVEAGRKQSKSGKTFKHTQVTPDPAAVRAWARSNKMDVPARGRIPKKVYEAFNEAG, encoded by the coding sequence GTGGCGCAGCGAGTAGTAGTCACTCTCTCCGACGACATCAACGGCGGAACGGCGACGGAAACGGTCATCTTCGGCCTCGACGGGAAGCTGTACGAGATCGACCTGAATACGGCCAATGCAAAGAAACTGCGCAAGATCCTGACGCCGTACGTCGAGGCGGGCCGGAAGCAGTCCAAGTCGGGGAAGACCTTCAAGCACACGCAGGTCACCCCCGACCCGGCGGCCGTCCGCGCCTGGGCCCGGTCCAACAAGATGGACGTGCCGGCCCGCGGCCGCATCCCTAAGAAGGTCTACGAGGCGTTCAACGAGGCGGGCTGA
- the purS gene encoding phosphoribosylformylglycinamidine synthase subunit PurS yields the protein MARVVVDVMLKPEILDPQGQAVQRALPRLGFKGIADVRQGKRFELEVEGPVDDAALARINELAETFLANTVIEDFTVKVEDEK from the coding sequence GTGGCACGCGTCGTAGTCGACGTCATGCTCAAGCCGGAGATCCTCGACCCGCAGGGACAGGCGGTGCAGCGCGCACTGCCCCGTCTCGGCTTCAAGGGGATCGCCGACGTACGTCAGGGAAAGCGTTTCGAGCTCGAGGTAGAAGGGCCCGTCGACGACGCCGCCCTCGCCCGCATCAACGAGCTGGCCGAGACGTTCCTCGCCAACACCGTCATCGAGGACTTCACCGTGAAGGTGGAGGACGAGAAGTGA